The following proteins are co-located in the Paludibaculum fermentans genome:
- a CDS encoding flagellin N-terminal helical domain-containing protein, whose translation MFSIQTNVNSLIAQENMRVNGDFQSKTIQRLTSGYRINQSGDDAAGLAVANKFRSDVAELSQGVRNANDGISTLQIIDGGMNNISKMIDRLKTLASQSASQTFSGDRKVLNDEFQTLLKEIDRQAQAVGLDKDGLYAKTLSVFVGGGRTSGLGAVDTTNGTVKLDLGGAAVDTKSLNLKGMQVLAGSNTTDIGTTSATHTVADILNDTGNTSAAGYTDFLISGSGFSDGNKIKVSVNTTGVSDIDTLVSAINDAIGQAGAGVSAAANAFKQAGISATAYTNVNGGKQLAFNSSYAPIQVQAGDVKANALMGNFSVQGGDPATRGAALATSVHGANTTAGTLGAGNVTVRIVGGGMASPVDITLAGGQTMAAAVTSLTTQISAKQALVDAGISVSGGSVGTPLTFTSSHGDKFTVEATGDSANLLGLGAFQSGTAGAVDYSTLTGANYVASTTSDTSTLEISLNGAAARQITVDLTGGNATAAKSQTTVLAASNTITASNDALGVTIDGHLVNVTLAHSAPAGGNVAAGGAKFAAAGSVTVTGGNISSDSSKTGVLAASNTITSSNDTLNLTIDGHTVNVGLTHTAPTGGAITASGDTFDGTGSITVDASTDNESFDVTVDGVTHKLTLADDTYDSSNIVNAVQSELDSKFGANIATAALDATGNLSITGVATGAGHSVAINSTTGKTGAALLGFTPGSIGYGAAAAAGSAVDIANDIQTQIDAASAALNGAHATVAVTQDGRISITNDNKGTGHTLTFAGDAVTSNLLAFPAITASADNESFDLSVDGVSHTLTLADDTYDSSTIVDAVQAEIDDKFGANKATASLDGSGNLVITGYATGTGHSVAVTSTLGNAGATLLGFTSGTIGYGTAASGGSPLSLASSIQSQIDGASATLNGAHATVAVTQDGRISIENDNKGAAHTLTFNGTAVSTNLLTFSTVTAAASRSLDSIAADINQQISEDATLQKAGMKADGSGTALKLDSDGTFFRVNGGAVALDADLGFGVSGSTFNASAASNLTVATSKRTAVDSNGAQQSAAMAFTASNYASDDQTLTVSVTDGDGKIQSQVVSLRNDATARSSRSIDEAVASINKQLQQSNIAALQGIVAVKETVSGAEKINFLSSGDSFRVSVSSTANNTGLDGSASDATTTAGSVTSATLGDVTSTISIDTMSNALKAVTSISAAISKLGSAQAAVGRGQNQLSYALSLAQSQISSFSAAESRIRDADVAAEAANLTKAQVLQQAAVAAMAQANSAPQLILSLLRG comes from the coding sequence ATGTTTTCAATTCAGACCAACGTAAATTCGCTCATCGCGCAGGAGAACATGCGCGTGAACGGCGACTTCCAGAGCAAGACCATCCAGCGGCTTACCTCCGGCTATCGCATCAACCAGTCCGGTGACGACGCTGCCGGCCTAGCCGTGGCCAACAAGTTCCGCAGCGATGTGGCCGAGCTGTCCCAGGGCGTGCGCAACGCCAACGACGGTATCAGCACGCTGCAGATCATTGACGGCGGCATGAACAACATCTCGAAGATGATCGACCGGTTGAAGACGCTGGCTTCGCAGTCCGCTTCGCAGACGTTCTCGGGCGACCGCAAGGTGCTGAACGATGAGTTCCAGACCCTGCTGAAGGAAATTGACCGTCAGGCGCAGGCCGTCGGTCTCGACAAAGACGGCTTGTACGCGAAGACCCTTTCCGTCTTCGTCGGCGGAGGACGCACTTCGGGCCTGGGCGCCGTCGATACAACGAATGGCACCGTGAAACTCGATCTCGGCGGCGCCGCTGTCGATACGAAGAGCCTGAACCTGAAGGGCATGCAAGTTCTGGCCGGTTCCAATACGACGGATATCGGCACCACTTCCGCGACGCATACGGTAGCGGACATCCTCAACGATACGGGTAACACCAGTGCGGCGGGGTATACCGACTTCCTGATCTCCGGCTCGGGTTTCTCGGACGGGAACAAGATCAAGGTCTCGGTCAATACGACCGGCGTGAGCGACATCGACACCCTGGTGTCAGCCATCAACGACGCTATCGGGCAAGCCGGAGCCGGTGTCTCGGCCGCAGCCAATGCGTTCAAGCAGGCCGGAATCTCGGCCACGGCGTACACCAACGTGAATGGCGGAAAGCAACTGGCATTCAATTCGTCCTACGCCCCAATCCAGGTTCAGGCCGGCGACGTGAAAGCCAACGCCCTGATGGGTAATTTCAGCGTCCAGGGCGGGGATCCCGCGACGCGCGGGGCGGCCCTGGCTACCAGTGTGCATGGCGCCAACACCACAGCAGGAACTCTTGGTGCGGGCAATGTGACTGTCCGGATCGTCGGCGGCGGGATGGCCAGTCCGGTCGACATCACTTTGGCCGGCGGTCAAACCATGGCTGCCGCGGTTACCTCGCTGACCACGCAGATTAGTGCCAAACAGGCCTTGGTGGATGCCGGCATCAGCGTGAGCGGCGGCAGCGTTGGAACGCCCCTCACCTTTACGAGCAGCCATGGCGACAAGTTCACGGTCGAGGCGACCGGCGACAGCGCCAACCTGCTGGGCCTGGGTGCGTTCCAGAGTGGAACTGCCGGCGCTGTGGACTACAGTACCCTCACGGGCGCCAACTATGTGGCCTCCACGACGAGTGACACTTCCACGCTGGAGATCTCACTGAATGGAGCCGCCGCGCGGCAGATCACTGTGGATCTGACAGGCGGCAATGCGACCGCCGCCAAGTCACAGACGACAGTCCTGGCAGCCTCGAACACGATCACCGCGAGCAATGATGCGTTGGGTGTCACAATCGACGGCCACCTGGTGAACGTTACGCTTGCTCATTCCGCCCCCGCTGGTGGGAATGTCGCGGCTGGCGGCGCCAAGTTCGCAGCAGCGGGCAGTGTGACCGTCACGGGTGGCAACATTTCATCGGACAGCTCGAAGACTGGCGTACTGGCCGCCTCGAATACGATCACCTCGAGCAACGACACGTTGAACCTGACCATTGATGGCCACACCGTCAACGTCGGGCTGACTCACACGGCGCCCACCGGCGGTGCGATTACCGCTTCTGGAGACACGTTCGACGGCACTGGCTCCATCACAGTGGATGCCTCGACGGACAACGAGTCGTTCGACGTCACCGTGGATGGCGTAACCCACAAGCTGACTCTCGCCGACGATACCTACGACTCTTCGAACATTGTGAATGCAGTCCAGTCCGAACTCGATAGCAAGTTCGGTGCCAACATCGCCACCGCGGCCCTGGACGCCACGGGTAACCTGAGCATTACGGGCGTGGCCACGGGCGCCGGTCATAGCGTCGCCATCAACAGCACCACCGGCAAGACGGGCGCCGCGCTTCTGGGATTCACCCCTGGCTCAATCGGGTATGGTGCAGCAGCGGCAGCGGGCAGCGCGGTCGACATTGCGAATGACATTCAAACGCAGATCGACGCCGCTTCGGCGGCTCTCAACGGAGCTCACGCTACTGTTGCGGTGACTCAGGACGGCCGCATCAGCATCACGAACGACAACAAGGGGACTGGACACACATTGACCTTTGCGGGCGATGCCGTGACCAGCAACCTTCTGGCCTTCCCCGCCATCACCGCGTCAGCGGACAATGAGTCCTTTGACCTGTCGGTGGACGGCGTCAGCCATACGCTCACTCTCGCCGACGACACCTACGACAGCAGCACGATCGTGGATGCGGTCCAGGCCGAGATCGACGACAAGTTCGGGGCGAACAAGGCGACCGCTTCGTTGGATGGCAGCGGCAACCTGGTCATCACGGGCTACGCCACCGGCACTGGACACAGCGTCGCGGTGACCAGCACTTTGGGCAACGCGGGTGCGACTCTATTGGGCTTCACCTCCGGCACCATTGGCTATGGCACCGCGGCTTCAGGCGGAAGCCCCCTCTCGCTGGCCAGTTCGATTCAGAGTCAGATCGACGGCGCGTCGGCGACGCTCAATGGAGCGCACGCCACCGTTGCGGTCACTCAGGATGGCCGCATCAGCATCGAGAATGACAACAAAGGGGCAGCCCATACCCTGACCTTCAACGGCACTGCGGTAAGCACCAATCTGCTTACGTTTTCCACAGTGACTGCTGCGGCCAGCCGTTCGCTCGACAGCATCGCGGCCGACATCAACCAGCAGATCTCGGAAGACGCGACTCTCCAGAAAGCCGGAATGAAGGCCGACGGTTCTGGCACGGCTTTGAAACTGGATTCCGATGGCACCTTCTTCCGCGTGAATGGTGGGGCCGTCGCCCTGGATGCCGATCTTGGGTTCGGCGTCTCCGGCTCAACCTTCAATGCCTCCGCCGCTTCGAACCTGACGGTGGCCACATCCAAGCGGACTGCGGTTGACTCCAATGGAGCGCAGCAAAGTGCGGCGATGGCGTTCACGGCGTCCAACTACGCCAGCGACGACCAGACTCTCACCGTCTCGGTCACCGATGGGGATGGGAAGATCCAGTCGCAAGTGGTGTCTCTGCGGAACGATGCCACGGCCCGGTCTTCGCGCTCGATTGACGAGGCTGTCGCCTCAATCAACAAGCAACTGCAGCAGTCGAACATCGCTGCCCTGCAAGGCATTGTGGCGGTGAAGGAGACCGTCTCAGGTGCTGAGAAGATCAACTTCCTCAGCAGCGGCGACAGTTTCCGGGTGAGCGTCAGCAGCACGGCCAACAACACCGGACTCGACGGCAGCGCCAGCGACGCGACAACTACTGCCGGATCGGTCACTTCGGCGACGCTCGGCGATGTCACCAGCACCATCTCGATCGACACCATGTCGAACGCATTGAAGGCTGTCACATCGATCTCCGCCGCCATTTCGAAACTCGGTTCCGCCCAGGCTGCCGTAGGCCGCGGCCAGAACCAGTTGAGCTATGCCCTGTCGCTGGCACAGTCCCAGATCTCCAGCTTCTCGGCCGCCGAGTCCCGCATCCGGGACGCCGACGTGGCCGCGGAAGCTGCCAACCTGACCAAGGCGCAGGTATTGCAGCAGGCCGCGGTGGCCGCCATGGCGCAAGCCAACTCGGCGCCGCAGCTCATTCTGTCCCTGCTCCGCGGTTAA
- a CDS encoding carbon storage regulator, giving the protein MLRREADTILIGEEIEIHILECSRGHVKLGLVVPKRLAIVRGEIRQVSEQNRSAARGAGAELPALLARRLRQEMGNGRGACAPDASPVAPVSRSRPRDTE; this is encoded by the coding sequence ATGTTGCGCCGGGAGGCGGACACCATCCTGATTGGTGAGGAGATCGAGATTCACATCCTGGAGTGCTCGCGAGGGCATGTGAAGCTGGGCCTCGTGGTGCCGAAGCGGTTGGCGATTGTGCGCGGGGAGATCCGCCAGGTGAGCGAACAGAACCGTTCGGCCGCCAGGGGCGCGGGGGCGGAACTGCCTGCGTTGCTGGCGCGCCGGCTGCGCCAGGAGATGGGCAATGGACGTGGCGCCTGCGCGCCTGATGCGTCTCCGGTTGCGCCGGTGTCCCGCTCCCGGCCTCGGGACACAGAGTAG
- the fliW gene encoding flagellar assembly protein FliW: MQAIQTAYFGEVSFPEASVIRFERGLPGFEHETAFVSISREDCAPLIFLQSLATPKLCFVTMSVLPLCAGYQIDMQPDELSALRLPADCKPGIGSEFACLAIISVGEDGPPTANLMAPLVIHVPGSRAVQIIQADPAYQLRHPIGGPACS; this comes from the coding sequence ATGCAAGCAATTCAGACAGCGTATTTTGGCGAAGTGAGTTTTCCCGAGGCCAGCGTGATCCGTTTTGAACGCGGGCTTCCCGGATTTGAACACGAGACGGCGTTCGTGTCGATCTCCAGGGAGGACTGCGCGCCGCTGATCTTCCTGCAGAGTTTGGCTACGCCGAAGTTGTGCTTCGTCACAATGTCGGTATTGCCGCTGTGCGCGGGTTACCAGATTGACATGCAGCCGGATGAACTGTCGGCGCTGCGGCTCCCCGCGGACTGTAAGCCTGGGATCGGCAGCGAGTTCGCGTGTCTGGCGATCATCTCAGTGGGTGAGGATGGCCCGCCCACGGCCAATCTGATGGCGCCGCTGGTGATCCATGTGCCGGGCAGCCGGGCCGTGCAGATCATCCAGGCGGATCCGGCCTACCAGCTGCGCCACCCCATTGGAGGCCCGGCTTGCTCGTAA
- the fliS gene encoding flagellar export chaperone FliS: MSIDVQDSYFESRILNADGVQLVQIMYQAAIDAAELARQCLRQGDIAARSRAISKAHEIITELEVSLNHEAGGEVSRNLAETYCYLRGRLLAANLEQSDAPLEEVARLLRIIQEAWMACTETVPARPDHLAAPAMDFEPMPEPEPVSDEQYGWSGYSGGYAPSYPPPAEAHEYHVSVSY; encoded by the coding sequence TTGTCGATTGATGTCCAGGACTCATATTTCGAGAGCCGCATCCTGAATGCCGATGGAGTTCAACTGGTTCAGATCATGTACCAGGCGGCCATCGATGCCGCGGAACTGGCGCGACAGTGTCTGCGGCAGGGAGATATCGCCGCCCGCTCCAGAGCGATCTCCAAGGCCCACGAGATCATCACTGAGCTGGAAGTATCGCTGAATCATGAGGCGGGTGGAGAGGTGAGCCGGAACCTGGCTGAGACGTACTGCTATTTGCGCGGGCGTCTGCTGGCCGCGAATCTGGAGCAGAGCGATGCGCCGCTGGAAGAAGTGGCGCGCCTGCTGAGGATCATCCAGGAAGCCTGGATGGCGTGCACCGAGACCGTGCCCGCTCGTCCTGACCATCTCGCCGCCCCGGCGATGGACTTTGAGCCCATGCCAGAACCTGAGCCGGTTTCGGACGAACAGTATGGGTGGTCCGGCTATTCAGGCGGCTATGCGCCGTCATACCCTCCTCCTGCCGAGGCGCACGAGTATCACGTCTCTGTGAGTTATTGA
- a CDS encoding sigma-70 family RNA polymerase sigma factor gives MEHQLTGHPIFVEQSDPATVAAFTRTEFESEAMPHVNDLFRTATRILGDCARAEDVVQEVYLQAWKSYHRFEHGTNCRAWLFKILFHCINHHRRKWFRFPLLKESEEFLEANLVAPVPVSGQLTDGEILEALDQIPGDFRAVILLVDVEEFSYKDAAAILSLPLGTVMSRISRGRKLLRGLLQAVAESYGIGTKQAKEQGL, from the coding sequence ATGGAGCATCAGCTGACAGGACACCCGATATTTGTGGAGCAGTCGGACCCAGCCACAGTGGCCGCCTTCACCCGGACCGAGTTCGAGTCCGAGGCGATGCCGCACGTGAACGATCTGTTCCGGACGGCTACGCGGATTCTGGGTGACTGCGCTCGGGCCGAGGACGTGGTGCAGGAAGTCTACCTGCAGGCCTGGAAGTCGTACCACCGCTTTGAGCATGGCACCAATTGCCGTGCCTGGCTGTTCAAGATCCTGTTTCACTGCATCAACCATCACCGGCGGAAGTGGTTTCGTTTCCCTCTGTTGAAGGAGTCGGAGGAGTTCCTGGAAGCGAACCTGGTCGCGCCGGTTCCTGTCTCCGGCCAGTTGACCGATGGCGAAATTCTGGAGGCCCTGGACCAGATTCCCGGCGATTTCCGGGCTGTCATCCTGCTGGTTGATGTCGAGGAGTTTTCATATAAGGATGCCGCCGCTATTCTTTCCCTGCCGCTGGGCACTGTCATGTCCCGGATCAGCCGTGGGCGTAAGTTGCTGCGCGGGCTGTTGCAGGCCGTGGCCGAATCGTACGGGATTGGAACGAAGCAGGCGAAGGAGCAAGGTTTATGA
- a CDS encoding sugar phosphate isomerase/epimerase family protein translates to MIPGIFARTFAERPFEAARRAGYAAVQYNMACAGLDPMPEVIPAELAASIRADAKASGIQIAALSATYNMIHPDAGVREKGLRRLRVLAEAARAMGTRLLTLCTGTLDAEDQWRRHPGNDGPEPWRSLLESMEAAVKIADEFDVDLGIEPEHANVVSSARRARRLIDELGSPRVRIVLDGANLFEVETLERQRAIVAEGIELLADRISLAHAKDRLADGRFTRAGAGVLDYGHYLARLHAAGFRGPLVTHGLAEEDAVPVERFLSQFPALAPGAA, encoded by the coding sequence ATGATTCCCGGAATCTTCGCCAGGACCTTCGCCGAGCGGCCGTTCGAAGCGGCGCGACGGGCAGGGTACGCGGCGGTGCAGTACAACATGGCGTGCGCCGGCCTGGATCCGATGCCGGAGGTGATTCCGGCGGAACTGGCGGCCTCGATCCGGGCGGACGCGAAGGCGTCGGGGATCCAGATTGCCGCGCTCTCGGCGACTTACAACATGATTCATCCGGATGCCGGGGTGCGCGAGAAGGGGCTCCGGAGGCTGCGCGTGCTGGCGGAAGCGGCTCGGGCGATGGGTACGCGGCTGCTGACGCTGTGCACGGGTACGTTGGATGCGGAGGATCAGTGGCGGCGCCATCCCGGGAATGACGGGCCCGAGCCATGGCGGAGCCTGCTGGAAAGTATGGAGGCCGCCGTCAAGATTGCCGATGAGTTCGATGTCGACCTGGGCATCGAGCCGGAGCACGCCAATGTCGTCAGCTCCGCCCGGCGGGCGCGGCGGCTGATCGACGAGTTAGGGAGCCCGCGTGTGCGGATCGTTCTCGATGGGGCGAACCTCTTCGAGGTGGAGACGCTGGAGCGCCAGAGGGCGATTGTGGCTGAGGGTATTGAGTTGCTGGCCGACCGGATCTCTCTGGCTCATGCCAAGGATCGCCTGGCCGACGGGCGGTTCACGCGTGCCGGAGCCGGGGTCCTCGATTATGGGCACTATCTGGCCCGGCTTCATGCAGCAGGCTTTCGGGGGCCGCTCGTCACGCACGGGTTGGCGGAGGAAGACGCTGTGCCAGTGGAGCGGTTTCTGTCGCAGTTTCCGGCACTGGCGCCCGGCGCAGCCTGA
- a CDS encoding Gfo/Idh/MocA family protein: MPLKEQRLLKVGVLGCGPIAQAAHFESCVKGRNTELYAICDVAPDLLERMAATHGPRRAYSDYSAMLADPEVEAVVIATSDAFHVPAAERALQAGKHVLCEKPLGLTVEEVEGLRATVEKTGLVLQVGHMKRFDAGLQAAREFIEGEMGQMLALKAWYCDSTHRYAMTDAVQPALVTSRLAHRPEGDPKADLRRYFLLTHGSHLVDTARYLGGELVEVEARLSQRFGAYCWFVDVAYTNGALGHLDLTVAIRMDWHEGFQIYGEHGSVMGKTFNPWFYKSSEVDIFHEATASTTRVLGADGHFYRRQLEGFADTILHSAPMLGAGIEDGVASVRALVAIAESARTGRPVKLAGVQGGVL, translated from the coding sequence ATGCCCCTGAAGGAGCAACGCCTGCTTAAGGTTGGTGTCCTCGGCTGCGGACCTATCGCCCAGGCAGCCCATTTCGAAAGCTGCGTCAAAGGCCGGAATACAGAACTCTACGCGATCTGCGATGTGGCGCCGGATCTGCTGGAGCGCATGGCCGCCACGCACGGGCCGCGCCGCGCGTATTCGGACTATTCCGCCATGCTGGCGGATCCGGAGGTGGAGGCGGTGGTCATCGCCACCTCGGATGCCTTCCACGTGCCGGCTGCGGAGCGGGCCTTGCAGGCCGGCAAGCACGTACTGTGCGAGAAGCCGCTGGGGTTGACGGTGGAAGAAGTGGAAGGGTTGCGGGCGACGGTGGAGAAGACGGGGCTGGTGCTGCAGGTGGGGCATATGAAGCGGTTCGACGCCGGACTGCAGGCGGCTCGCGAGTTCATTGAGGGCGAGATGGGTCAGATGCTGGCGCTGAAGGCGTGGTACTGCGATTCGACGCATCGCTATGCGATGACCGATGCCGTGCAGCCGGCGTTGGTCACCAGCCGGTTGGCACACCGTCCGGAGGGTGACCCGAAGGCGGATCTGCGCCGCTATTTCCTGCTGACGCATGGCAGCCACCTGGTGGATACCGCACGGTATCTGGGCGGCGAACTGGTGGAAGTGGAGGCGCGCCTGAGCCAGCGGTTTGGTGCTTACTGCTGGTTTGTAGACGTTGCCTATACCAATGGCGCCCTGGGGCACCTGGATCTGACTGTGGCGATCCGGATGGACTGGCACGAGGGGTTCCAGATCTACGGCGAGCATGGCAGCGTGATGGGCAAGACGTTCAATCCGTGGTTCTACAAGTCGAGTGAAGTGGATATCTTCCACGAAGCCACGGCCTCGACGACGCGCGTGCTGGGGGCGGACGGCCACTTCTACCGGCGGCAACTGGAGGGCTTCGCGGATACCATCCTGCATTCGGCGCCGATGCTGGGGGCTGGGATTGAGGACGGAGTGGCTTCGGTGCGGGCGCTGGTGGCGATTGCGGAGTCGGCCCGGACCGGGCGGCCGGTGAAACTCGCAGGCGTGCAGGGTGGTGTTCTATGA
- a CDS encoding cobyric acid synthase: MILGTASHTGKSIITAGLGRIFADEGRRVAPFKAQNMSLNSAATPDGFEIGRAQALQAEACRVTPRMEMNPVLIKPSSETGAQIVLQGRVWGQVTAADYFKHRTEALFPSVLESYRKLAADHDLILLEGAGSPAEINLRAYDIVNMRMAHAAEADCLLVGDIDRGGVFASLFGTVELLSAEDRARIRGFIINKFRGDESLLYSGVEMMEQRLGIPCVGVVHYLRDLGLEEEDGVAMEDRRTAGRQWGGPRDGRLRVGVVALPHMANFTDFDALGMEPAVSLAFLEHPEEAALADVLILPGTKQTVDDLNWLHGRGFAAALAVHTGPLIGICGGFQMLGLSIEDPQGVENGGSSRSTDGLGLLPVRTVMEAEKTVRRATGRVEGWAAPAFAGYEIHMGETVYEPGSRPFSRILREGGLEEWADGARDETVRVWGSYLHGLFDDDAFRHNFVDRARQDCGLPPAVGHVAVTAERQARIDRWAGHLRKSLKMDLIRGWIARQA; the protein is encoded by the coding sequence ATGATCCTTGGCACTGCCTCACATACCGGAAAGTCCATCATTACGGCCGGTCTGGGACGGATCTTCGCGGATGAGGGGCGGCGGGTGGCTCCGTTTAAGGCGCAGAACATGTCGCTGAATTCGGCCGCGACTCCGGACGGGTTTGAGATCGGCCGGGCGCAGGCGCTGCAGGCTGAGGCCTGCCGGGTGACGCCGCGCATGGAGATGAATCCGGTGCTGATCAAGCCATCGTCGGAGACGGGGGCGCAGATCGTGCTGCAAGGGCGGGTGTGGGGCCAGGTGACGGCGGCCGATTACTTCAAGCACCGCACCGAGGCGCTGTTTCCGTCCGTGCTGGAGAGCTACCGGAAGCTGGCCGCGGATCACGACCTGATCCTGCTGGAAGGCGCGGGGTCGCCGGCCGAGATCAACCTGCGGGCGTACGATATCGTCAACATGCGGATGGCGCATGCGGCCGAGGCGGACTGCCTGCTGGTGGGCGACATCGACCGGGGCGGGGTATTCGCGTCGTTGTTTGGGACGGTGGAACTGCTGTCGGCGGAGGACCGGGCGCGCATCCGGGGCTTCATTATCAACAAGTTTCGCGGGGATGAGTCGCTGCTGTACTCGGGCGTCGAGATGATGGAGCAGCGGCTGGGGATCCCTTGCGTGGGGGTCGTGCATTATTTGCGCGATCTGGGCCTGGAAGAAGAGGATGGGGTCGCGATGGAGGACCGGCGTACGGCGGGCCGGCAGTGGGGCGGGCCCCGGGATGGGCGGCTCCGGGTGGGCGTCGTGGCGCTGCCTCATATGGCGAACTTCACGGATTTCGATGCGTTGGGCATGGAACCGGCGGTGTCGCTGGCGTTCCTGGAGCATCCGGAAGAGGCGGCTCTGGCCGATGTGCTGATCCTGCCGGGTACGAAGCAGACGGTGGACGATTTGAACTGGCTGCACGGGCGCGGGTTCGCGGCGGCACTGGCTGTGCATACGGGGCCGCTGATCGGCATCTGCGGCGGCTTCCAGATGCTGGGGCTTTCGATTGAGGATCCGCAAGGGGTGGAGAACGGCGGGTCATCCAGGTCGACGGATGGATTGGGACTGCTGCCGGTCCGGACGGTGATGGAGGCGGAAAAGACGGTGCGGCGGGCTACGGGCCGGGTGGAGGGCTGGGCCGCTCCGGCGTTTGCGGGCTATGAGATCCACATGGGCGAGACGGTGTATGAGCCGGGGAGCCGGCCGTTCTCGCGCATCCTGAGGGAAGGCGGGTTGGAGGAGTGGGCCGATGGTGCTCGGGATGAAACGGTCCGCGTTTGGGGCAGCTACCTGCACGGGCTGTTCGATGACGATGCGTTCCGCCACAACTTCGTGGATCGGGCGAGGCAGGACTGCGGCCTGCCTCCGGCTGTTGGGCATGTCGCGGTGACCGCCGAGCGCCAGGCTCGCATCGACCGTTGGGCGGGGCACCTGCGGAAGTCGTTGAAGATGGATCTGATCCGCGGGTGGATCGCGCGGCAGGCCTGA
- a CDS encoding GntR family transcriptional regulator: MKQHLLRLDPASGLPIYVQLVEQIKHAVEICALRPGDQLPSVRALAQELVVSPNTVVKAYMELEFAGVIELRQGAGAYVLDAERNPQAAGKLLQAKAEVHSLVEKLRGRGLLDDEIRRIFEAELLSTGEVEARNGRHK, encoded by the coding sequence GTGAAACAGCACCTCCTGCGCCTCGACCCCGCCTCCGGACTGCCCATCTACGTCCAGCTTGTCGAACAGATCAAACACGCAGTCGAGATCTGCGCCCTGCGGCCGGGCGACCAACTGCCCAGCGTACGCGCCCTGGCACAGGAGCTGGTGGTGAGCCCTAACACCGTGGTCAAGGCCTATATGGAGCTGGAATTCGCGGGCGTCATTGAGCTGCGCCAGGGCGCCGGAGCCTATGTCCTCGACGCCGAGCGCAACCCGCAGGCGGCAGGCAAACTACTCCAGGCCAAAGCCGAGGTGCACAGCCTGGTGGAAAAGCTGCGCGGGCGCGGACTGCTGGACGATGAGATCCGCCGCATCTTCGAAGCCGAACTGCTCAGCACCGGCGAAGTGGAAGCGAGGAACGGGCGGCACAAGTGA
- a CDS encoding ABC transporter ATP-binding protein, with the protein MIIETRQLTKNYGPVVAVSDLRLRVPAGGISAFLGPNGHGKSTTIKMLLGMTRPASGTGQVLGHNITDPTGSLEIRRRTGFVSEDKLLYGYMSVRQMLAFTRSFYPTWQPQREKELLARFELPLDRKVKQLSKGMRTKLALILALARGAELLILDEPSEGLDPVVTEIMLQEVVRSAAEGATVFFSSHQLSEAERIADHIFILKRGQVVLEGRLDELQSKYRRLNAVFAGAPPLEELRPLNLLHTQAEGHVLSTLTNGQAETAIAGLRQLGALSVEAHPVNLRELFLQVVQEQAQ; encoded by the coding sequence GTGATCATCGAGACCCGGCAACTCACCAAGAACTATGGCCCGGTGGTGGCGGTGTCGGATCTTCGCCTGCGCGTTCCCGCGGGCGGAATCAGCGCCTTTCTCGGTCCCAACGGTCACGGCAAAAGCACCACGATCAAGATGCTGTTAGGCATGACGCGCCCAGCCTCGGGCACCGGCCAGGTGTTGGGCCACAACATCACGGATCCCACCGGCAGCCTGGAGATCCGGCGCCGAACGGGCTTCGTGAGCGAGGACAAACTGTTGTACGGATACATGAGCGTACGCCAGATGCTAGCCTTCACCCGCTCGTTCTATCCCACCTGGCAGCCGCAGCGCGAAAAAGAACTCCTGGCCCGGTTTGAGCTGCCCCTGGATCGCAAAGTGAAGCAGCTCTCGAAAGGAATGCGCACGAAGCTGGCGCTGATCCTGGCGCTCGCCCGCGGCGCCGAGTTGTTGATTCTCGATGAACCCAGCGAGGGCCTGGATCCCGTCGTCACGGAGATCATGCTGCAGGAGGTCGTCCGATCGGCCGCCGAAGGCGCCACCGTCTTCTTCTCCTCCCACCAGCTCTCGGAAGCCGAGCGGATTGCGGACCACATCTTCATCCTGAAGCGCGGCCAGGTGGTGCTGGAGGGCCGGCTGGATGAGTTGCAGTCGAAGTACCGCCGCCTCAATGCGGTGTTCGCGGGCGCGCCACCACTGGAAGAGCTGCGGCCGCTCAACCTGCTGCACACACAGGCAGAGGGGCATGTCTTGAGCACATTGACCAATGGACAGGCCGAGACGGCGATCGCGGGCTTGCGGCAATTGGGCGCCCTGAGCGTCGAAGCGCATCCGGTGAACCTGCGGGAACTGTTTCTCCAGGTCGTGCAGGAGCAAGCACAGTGA